The Plasmodium falciparum 3D7 genome assembly, chromosome: 5 DNA window aaaaaaaaaaaaatttttttattgtaaataataagataataatatactcttcaaataaattttgaagagcgtattttctttttctgcCCCTTGAAAGGTTtcatattcaaaaaaaaaaaaaatatatatatataaatataatatatatataaatatatatataaatatatataaatatatatataatatatatataaatatatatatatttctgtgtgtttttttttttttttttttttttttttttttttttttttttctttttaataatagaATGTCTAGCAGACTACTGAAAAAGTTTTTAAAAGAGAAAACCaaagatgaaataaaaaaaattaatgaagaagaagaagaagaagaggaAAGTTCATCTTTAAAATTAGGGGagaggaaaaaaaagaaaaatgctTTCACTTATTTAATGTCATCAGAAAGTGATGACAGTGTAATAAGCCACAATACAAAtggtgatataaataatggtGAAGAGAAAAAGAATAGTGAACATACAAATTCAACAAGGAaacaaaaaggaaataaaaaaaatgatacattcgaaaaaaataatacatttgaAAAACGACTTGATAACCATTTTGAAACAACCCAAAATGtggaagagaaaaaaaagaaaaagaaaaaaaaaaaaaaaaatgtagacGATGAAATATCCGATATAttgaatgaaataaataaagaagagaaaaaaaataacaagggaaaaaataatttaaataatcaaatatgtaataatcatcatcatcatcatcatcatacaGATGATAATCCtgtatataacaaaattaatGTTTTACAAGGTGAAGgggaaaaatattttatgaacaATGCTTTAGATAATGACAAAAGTAAGAACAaatgtgataataaaaattattctaataataattgtaataatcATTGTAttcatgataataatgaagaggAATCCATGGAGCTTCAACTTTCTACATGCACacatgaaaaatatgaatactgcttaaaattagaaaaaaacaatttcGATGTTAATAtagaattaaaaagaatatttggTAAAAGTTTtgttaaagaaaataagTATATTCAGAAaagcaaaataaaatatttgaagaATTGGATAATACAAGATTTTACAACAAAAATAGTTCAACCACCTTTATCtatgatatataaagataatgaaTTTAagattgaaaaaaataaattatatttagatgctgaaaatttattttatttattattagataCTCATGATATACAAGCAATGAATGAAttagtaaaaaaatatccaTTTCATGTTGATACATTACTTGTACTAGCcgaatattataatgaaacGAGAAACTATGAAGTTgctaataaatttattaaaatgtcTATTTTGTTgttacaaaatatttttcatattaatttCCACCCaaactttttaaataaaaattttaatatttttattaatccATATATCtatgataataaatgtttattcaaatctttatatatgcatatgcTATCATTAGAAAATGAAGCCTGTACAATTACATCATTAGAAATCGCAAAACTTTTATGTAAAATAGATCTAGCAAATGATTTATGTAGTATATTATTAAGAAtcgataatattattttgaaatgtaatttatatgatttccttttatatttctcctttaattttataatacaaaatatccAATCTGTAATACCACCTAACACATATAATCAAATAGTAACCTCCTTAATGAACCAACAAAATAGCATCACTCCGAATCACATCGAAAGCAACCTACTTAAAAATAACatggataatataaataatattaatacagAAATTCaagaacataatataaataaaactaACGTAGAATCTAATAAACATGatcataatatttcttcAAATAATCAAATGTCAACAAACCAAAATCAATCATctacacaaaaaaataaaaattcttataattcaaataaaGAACAGGATACACATACAAGTAATTGTAATGaaaatcatatattaaaaaataatttgacATCTTCATCACAACATTgtgatatttttataaatgaacaaaacAAACAatctattattatgaataagcaaaacaatttatatatctttaataaCTATGAACTTAGATTACATTTCATACTTCCAAATTTTGCTTTTGCTATACCCAtgtctttatatttaaaaatgaatactCATCTTAATCTTGACGACATCAAACTTATTAAAAAGGATGATATAATTCATTCTTTCTCATATGAAGAATGTAAATATTTGATTccacattttaatataagatttatttgttataaatCGAATcatcaaataaattatactGGAAATCAAACATGTCAAAATAACATACATGATACAAAACAAAATCAAGATAATAACCAAAATTATTCACTTTCCTTCTGTGCacatttgtttttaattaGAGCACTCCTACAGTATCCTTgctttttaaaaacatttcttaattataataatttcaaGGCAACAAAAATTGTAAAACAAACAATATATGATTATCTATTCCAGGATATATTAGCAGCGCCTCCGTTTTCAAATACCCAACAACTGAACCGGGAAGAATATGAAATTGTACAAAAAATTGTATCGTgctttttagaaaaaaataatatttattataaatcaGAAAAAGTTATAACATGGTTACATGTGTGCAGTAGTTTCATCCACGAGATGTACAAAGACAAAAAGGgtaacaataaataaaaaggaaaaaaatataaaaaattatacacacacatatatatatatatatatatatatatatatatatatatatatatatttatatatatttttttatttatttatatttatattgggTGATCATTTTATATGTCTAatgttttatgttttatgttttatgttTAATAACCATTCCacaacatttatataataatatatctgcattttcattctttttttattttttagtatCTCAAGAAATTGACGAGGTAAGAAAAGAGTACTGCCAAAAGATTGCATtattagatataaataaatataaacatgttAGAGTTGGAGAATTCAAATCACACAATTATTTACTCCCTGATTTTttaatggaaaaaaatagaTCATATACTCCAAACGTAACTAACAGAGCATcagattattatatttctttaaataGTAATTTGTTAATAGCCTTCTTTCAGAGTTTGCTACCTTGGTACCAAGTAGATTATAATggttaaaaatgaaaatatgaattcgaaagagaaataaaatatatacatgttaaaactaaaatatatatatatgtatatatatattttttttttttttttttttttttccttttttgttcttattttttgtttgaaattttctttttaggaGAAAACAAatgaacattattattttttggattattataattttatatatatatattatatatatccgtatatattttatttatgtgaaatgttttaaaatatattttcatttaatatttattcatttatactTCGTATTTTCCCTAATACAGGTACAAACTCCAGACCTGTCTATTTCTCAACGTTATTAAGAACAACCATAGATAATATCAagcatttttttaattgtgaataatttaaatatcttcttttttttttttttttgaaattttacaactttttaaatttttttactaGTTAAatgtaattaaaaaaatataataaaattaaaatgaaatatgaaatatgaaaattGAAAGATGAAAGATGAAAAACGCAaaagtatatacatatatatatatatatatatatatatatatatatatacatatatatatatattttttttgtatgccTATTTCATATTCAATAtttagtattattatatatatatatatatatatatatattattattatatcttttataagtgacacacataaatatttaaatttgttttttttgtttttttttttttttgtacaaatatttaagaaaacaaaaaataaaaaaatgaaaaatatagaattataaaaatataattatgtaaaatCAACATAGTTGTTTTATGTGTAACGAATATACCCCAAAtagctatttttttttttttttttttttttttttctggttAGTCCAAATTTGTATGAACTGTTCAGGTAATtttcctattttttttttttattttttaaatatcatTATAGGTGTATTGtcttaaaaattatacaaaaaaaaaaaaaaagaaaagaaaatgattgTGATATGGATTATCTCATtctcttataaaaaaaaataatatgtatacatatatatatatacatatatatatatatattttttttttttttttttttttttttttttttttttcaccatATGACACGTGTCAATCTACTTATTACAATAATATCTTGTTGCTTCTTCAGTTGTAAAACACCAATAAAAATCATTTACCTTAATGTAAGTAAATTTATTCTTTACTATTTGACAACAATAACATGAATGGACACCAGAGAATTTTATTTGTCCCAATGGGGAATATGATTTGTATGCCTTTTCatttaacaaataaataaataaaactatCCACATAATAATTAATGTTGATGCAGCAGTGATACGTACTATCCATTCTCTTAATTTCATGCGACATGGAGGTCTACCTTCATCATTTATTCTATTTTTCATAACAGCCATAGCTACATGAAGAGcatcatttttatgtacTTTATTAGCTAGTTGTTTCTTTCTGAAATTTTCTCCTTTGATTTTTTTGTCTTTTGCTTTTGCAATTATTAGTTCCTTTGTTTCATTTGAAAGAAACCAAGAGAAAGGAGCAGACACAAGCATTCTTTCTCCTAAGGTACATTTATCAGCAGCTGACACAGTTGTAATAGTCGAAAATCCAAATAAAACACCACCTAGACAACCCCCTATGTGAGCATAATTATCTGTATATCCAAACATTCCTACAATAATTCCAAACATTACTACAAGgaacataaaaattaaaacgcAACAAGGTCTTGGAATCGTTTTCCAATATTCAATATAATACGCAAATAAAGCTCCTATTAAACCATATAAAGAACCCGAAGAACCTATAGTAACACCACAAGGATCACAAACAGCTGATAATAAATTCCCGGTTACACCagaaataaagaataaaagaCCTGTTCTAATGGATCCCCAATCAGGTTCAATCATCCATAAGATTTGAATTTGACAAAttacattaaataaaatatgcatGAATCCACCATGTAAATACATAGACCAAAATAATCTATATAGTTCCCCataatttcttatataattGGTATTTAAACCTcctaataaattatatacacgATTATTTACAGAATCCCAGTTAGCATATCCTCTACCATCTGGATTTTCTTCTACTTTATCTCCAGGCCACCCTTCATCGGATGCTTTAGAACCAATAAAATGTCTATTAGATGCAGACTCATCTAAATTGTATTCACATGCACCATATCCTAAGAATACAAAAAACGGCTGCCTCTTAAGAACCACATTTTCAGTATAAATAGGGTATAAAACTTTCGATATACATCTCCcattaaatgtattataattaaaaaccATTTCCGCAAAAAATACCCAAAACAATATAGCAGTGGTTGATATACATACTGTTAATCTGCCTATCAAAGGATTGTTGTTTAATCTTGGATCTTTGACTTTTGCTTTtgcatttttattctttcttCTATATTTTCCAAGAATAGGAGATGAAAAAGGATTTAAAGGAGCACGTCTACCAACAGCTCCAGATG harbors:
- a CDS encoding transcription factor 25, putative, with amino-acid sequence MSSRLLKKFLKEKTKDEIKKINEEEEEEEESSSLKLGERKKKKNAFTYLMSSESDDSVISHNTNGDINNGEEKKNSEHTNSTRKQKGNKKNDTFEKNNTFEKRLDNHFETTQNVEEKKKKKKKKKKNVDDEISDILNEINKEEKKNNKGKNNLNNQICNNHHHHHHHTDDNPVYNKINVLQGEGEKYFMNNALDNDKSKNKCDNKNYSNNNCNNHCIHDNNEEESMELQLSTCTHEKYEYCLKLEKNNFDVNIELKRIFGKSFVKENKYIQKSKIKYLKNWIIQDFTTKIVQPPLSMIYKDNEFKIEKNKLYLDAENLFYLLLDTHDIQAMNELVKKYPFHVDTLLVLAEYYNETRNYEVANKFIKMSILLLQNIFHINFHPNFLNKNFNIFINPYIYDNKCLFKSLYMHMLSLENEACTITSLEIAKLLCKIDLANDLCSILLRIDNIILKCNLYDFLLYFSFNFIIQNIQSVIPPNTYNQIVTSLMNQQNSITPNHIESNLLKNNMDNINNINTEIQEHNINKTNVESNKHDHNISSNNQMSTNQNQSSTQKNKNSYNSNKEQDTHTSNCNENHILKNNLTSSSQHCDIFINEQNKQSIIMNKQNNLYIFNNYELRLHFILPNFAFAIPMSLYLKMNTHLNLDDIKLIKKDDIIHSFSYEECKYLIPHFNIRFICYKSNHQINYTGNQTCQNNIHDTKQNQDNNQNYSLSFCAHLFLIRALLQYPCFLKTFLNYNNFKATKIVKQTIYDYLFQDILAAPPFSNTQQLNREEYEIVQKIVSCFLEKNNIYYKSEKVITWLHVCSSFIHEMYKDKKVSQEIDEVRKEYCQKIALLDINKYKHVRVGEFKSHNYLLPDFLMEKNRSYTPNVTNRASDYYISLNSNLLIAFFQSLLPWYQVDYNGTNSRPVYFSTLLRTTIDNIKHFFNCE
- a CDS encoding rhomboid protease ROM4 → MGSNTGFNPKNAEKKRSSIFSDLEIPQGDVKKKASIFNNMEKKKMTIFKKTKGENNEEKKKRSIFNNNNNNNNNNNTMKINIFNNNNEKKESFSINGDEKKKSFSINGDEKKESFSINGDEKKESFLINKDEKKESFLINKDEKEKSFSINGDEKKESFSINGDEKKESFSINEDETKKSCSINDDERKISIFSNNEKKKNSIYSDTQSSKREDEKRISIFSDLETSTNIDDISSKRNSQKLSVYGDNKLKKGSLLSPKVDNYRNTIDNINEINDIKIIVTSDENLHTLPSGAVGRRAPLNPFSSPILGKYRRKNKNAKAKVKDPRLNNNPLIGRLTVCISTTAILFWVFFAEMVFNYNTFNGRCISKVLYPIYTENVVLKRQPFFVFLGYGACEYNLDESASNRHFIGSKASDEGWPGDKVEENPDGRGYANWDSVNNRVYNLLGGLNTNYIRNYGELYRLFWSMYLHGGFMHILFNVICQIQILWMIEPDWGSIRTGLLFFISGVTGNLLSAVCDPCGVTIGSSGSLYGLIGALFAYYIEYWKTIPRPCCVLIFMFLVVMFGIIVGMFGYTDNYAHIGGCLGGVLFGFSTITTVSAADKCTLGERMLVSAPFSWFLSNETKELIIAKAKDKKIKGENFRKKQLANKVHKNDALHVAMAVMKNRINDEGRPPCRMKLREWIVRITAASTLIIMWIVLFIYLLNEKAYKSYSPLGQIKFSGVHSCYCCQIVKNKFTYIKVNDFYWCFTTEEATRYYCNK